In Electrophorus electricus isolate fEleEle1 chromosome 14, fEleEle1.pri, whole genome shotgun sequence, a single window of DNA contains:
- the csf3a gene encoding colony stimulating factor 3 (granulocyte) a, producing MYLCLGSYLALCALAASVGCAPIMQDSQDNAENGHSLITKILNDIPAAHKSWINIASMSLDEVDKFQYLKEQLNFPAAPRLQLISDNFTLHDCLSRISEGLSLHKALLKVIRKKMTSASAEVNELLFDIRDLALLVQKMRTLAPAPAAGAPPVRVISENRLEEDLRPGLSSEYLVKLAAHLTLLQLRQFGQDVSRSFQSMQDGQTPTP from the exons ATGTACCTGTGCCTTG GTTCCTACCTCGCTCTGTGCGCGCTGGCCGCAAGCGTTGGCTGCGCACCGATCATGCAGGACTCCCAGGACAATGCAGAAAACGGGCACAGTTTAATCACGAAGATACTGAATGACATTCCCGCAGCGCACAAGTCCTGGATAAATATCGCG AGTATGTCATTGGACGAAGTCGACAAATTCCAGTACTTGAAAGAGCAACTTAATTTTCCTGCGGCTCCCCGTCTTCAGCTCATCTCGGATAACTTTACGCTG CACGATTGCCTGAGTCGGATCAGCGAGGGTCTCAGTCTACACAAAGCCCTACTGAAGGTCATCCGTAAGAAGATGACCAGTGCTTCAGCGGAAGTCAATGAGCTCCTGTTCGACATTCGAGATCTTGCACTGCTGGTCCAGAAG ATGCGGACTCTCGCACCGGCGCCAGCAGCGGGCGCTCCGCCAGTCCGGGTGATATCGGAGAACCGGCTGGAAGAGGACCTGCGCCCCGGGCTGAGCAGCGAGTACTTGGTGAAACTGGCAGCCCACCTCACCCTGCTCCAGCTCCGGCAATTCGGTCAGGACGTCAGCCGTAGCTTTCAGAGCATGCAGGATGGGCAGACCCCCACGCCATAG
- the LOC113582713 gene encoding mediator of RNA polymerase II transcription subunit 24-like, which translates to MVILSEPSLSGEPPFFETWLLMCMPEEGKTLNPEHTCFRPEPGKVESLVALLNTSVCERFLLDLTLPQGRRLNTTGIAAL; encoded by the exons GTGATCCTGTCGGAGCCCAGTCTGTCGGGCGAGCCGCCGTTCTTCGAGACGTGGCTCCTGATGTGCATGCCGGAGGAGGGGAAGACTCTGAACCCGGAGCACACGTGTTTCCGCCCGGAGCCCGGCAAGGTGGAGAGCCTGGTGGCGCTGCTCAACACCTCCGTGTGTGAGCGATTCCTGCTTG ATCTGACCCTCCCTCAGGGCAGAAGACTGAACACCACAGGGATTGCTGCTTTGTAG